The proteins below are encoded in one region of Mauremys reevesii isolate NIE-2019 linkage group 15, ASM1616193v1, whole genome shotgun sequence:
- the PIRT gene encoding phosphoinositide-interacting protein, producing the protein MPSTMETHPKSLDGSEKSPESKDLITSNTASTLCISSRSESVWTNAPRNKWELYHKPIVVVSVGGAIFLFGVVITSLSCFITTNVVVYKMCGPAFLSLGLMLLVCGFVWIPVIRKKQRQRQKSRFFQNIKSFFFNR; encoded by the coding sequence ATGCCCAGCACCATGGAGACCCACCCCAAGAGCCTGGACGGGAGTGAAAAGTCCCCTGAATCCAAGGATTTGATCACTAGCAACACGGCCAGCACGCTGTGCATCAGCTCCAGGAGCGAGTCCGTCTGGACCAACGCGCCCAGGAACAAGTGGGAGCTCTACCACAAGCCCATCGTGGTGGTGTCTGTGGGAGGCGCCATCTTTCTCTTTGGAGTGGTGATCACCAGCCTGTCCTGTTTCATAACGACCAATGTGGTTGTTTATAAAATGTGCGGCCCGGCTTTCCTGTCCCTGGGGCTGATGCTGCTGGTTTGCGGCTTCGTCTGGATCCCCGTCATCCGGAAGAAGCAGCGGCAGAGGCAGAAGTCACGCTTCTTTCAGAACATCAAGTCATTCTTCTTTAACCGCTGA